ATGAATCGGAACGCAGACTTTTTATTGCCGACCTCAATCGCACCGATTTTACCGCAAATCTTTTTGTGCCTGTGGCGACGGGCGAGGGGGTAGCCGATACCGTGCTCACCTGTTCGCTCGAGCTTGCCTCATTGCGTGAATCATTTCAGAGGCTGATGCACCTTGCTCTGGTCATTCTCGCGGTGACGCTTTTGGCGCAGGCAGTTCTTGCGCTTTTTGTTTACCGGGTCATTATTCGACGCTTGCGCTCGCTAGAGGGTGCCTCGCAGAAGCTTGCCGCAGGCGATTTTTCAGGTGAGTATAAAGAAGTTGGTCGTGCTGACGAAATCGATAATCTGGCCGAAACGTTTTACCAGATGAAAGACGCGCTCGCCGACAAAACGCGCGTGCTCGAAGATACCCTTCTGCGCCTCGAAAAGGCTAATTTCGATCTTGAAGGCGACCTGATTCTCGGCGAAGAGATTCAACGCAGCATTCTGCCAGAGGCGGGTACAGGCAAAACTATCGAGTGGGTTGCAACCTATCGCCCGGTCGGCCGGGTTTCAGGCGACTTCTATGATGTTTTTGAGCTTCCCGGTGGCGCAACAGGCATTTTGCAATTCGATGCGTCGGGCCATGGTGTACCGGCGGCGCTCTTAACCATGATGGCGAAAATTTCATTTGCAGAAGCTGTGCAGAAACACGCGACTCCGGCGCTGGCAATGGCTCATGTCAACGACGAGCTTTCGTTGCACCTGCAGAAGACCGGCAATTTTCTCACCGCTTTTTACGCCGTTATTTCGCAAGAAGGAAAGTTGACTTACTGCAATGCTGCGCACACACAGGTTTTGCTGCTGAAAGAAAATGGCATGTGCGAACTCTTAGACC
The sequence above is a segment of the Turneriella parva DSM 21527 genome. Coding sequences within it:
- a CDS encoding PP2C family protein-serine/threonine phosphatase, producing MQAGRRRRISIVTKIFSVFLAITALDISLIYILIGSGQIDLISRNGLLMAENSALRIAHELRSPMMLANLKDVSAGPLVQKLRAEGLPGLKSCGINRGDEKLAAPLMPQVVKALRLYESERRLFIADLNRTDFTANLFVPVATGEGVADTVLTCSLELASLRESFQRLMHLALVILAVTLLAQAVLALFVYRVIIRRLRSLEGASQKLAAGDFSGEYKEVGRADEIDNLAETFYQMKDALADKTRVLEDTLLRLEKANFDLEGDLILGEEIQRSILPEAGTGKTIEWVATYRPVGRVSGDFYDVFELPGGATGILQFDASGHGVPAALLTMMAKISFAEAVQKHATPALAMAHVNDELSLHLQKTGNFLTAFYAVISQEGKLTYCNAAHTQVLLLKENGMCELLDPTSLSVGFAPLGGADFHNGEATFAPGDRLLIYTDGVTETRDSQGVAFGLERLAKLAGEHAAKPLIEMHKTIETEWQSAVSPKAIEDDVTLLSIARI